The Camelina sativa cultivar DH55 chromosome 14, Cs, whole genome shotgun sequence genome includes a window with the following:
- the LOC104738797 gene encoding putative uridine kinase C227.14 — translation MEVSSFSTVPSRLHCSSNSSSVPGSSRFRGFKAHSWDQSLFHVQLSLRTRKNPRNLIITCSQKRDVTVVDGSCMDEIYDKLAERLVPTSASMFSPNVKRLVGLAGPPGAGKSTLANEVVRRVNRLWPQKASSFDAEVNPPDVAIVLPMDGFHLYRSQLDAMEDPKEAHARRGAPWTFDPALLLNCLKKLRNEGSVYVPSFDHGVGDPVEEDIFVSLQHKVVIVEGNYILLEEGSWKDISDMFDDKWFIDVNLDTAMQRVENRHISTGKPPDVAKWRVDYNDRPNAELIIKSKSNADLLIRSINF, via the exons ATGgaggtttcttctttctccactgTACCCAGCAGACTCCACTGTAGTTCAAACTCCTCCTCTGTTCCAG GATCGTCTCGTTTCAGAGGATTCAAAGCTCACTCATGGGACCAATCTCTTTTTCATGTTCAATTGAGCTTACGGACAAGAAAAAACCCTCGTAATCTG ATCATTACTTGCAGTCAAAAGAGAGATGTTACTGTTGTCGATGGAAG TTGTATGGATGAGATATATGATAAGTTGGCAGAACGACTTGTCCCTACATCAGCATCAATGTTCAGCCCAAATGTTAA ACGTTTGGTCGGTTTGGCTGGTCCTCCTGGTGCTGGAAAAAGCACATTAGCAAATGAAGTAGTACGTCGTGTAAATAGGCTATGGCCTcagaaagcttcttcttttgatgCTGAGGTTAATCCTCCCGATGTTGCTATTGTACTTCCCATGGATGGGTTCCATTTGTATCGTTCGCAACTTGATGCTATGGAG GATCCCAAAGAAGCCCATGCGAGAAGAGGAG CTCCATGGACTTTTGATCCTGCACTATTGCTTAACTGTTTAAAGAAGCTGAGAAACGAG GGCTCAGTTTATGTACCATCATTTGATCATGGAGTTGGAGATCCAGTTGAAGAAGATATCTTTGTTAGCCTCCA GCATAAAGTGGTTATTGTAGAAGGAAACTACATCTTGTTAGAAGAAGGATCTTGGAAAGACATCTCGGATATGTTTGATGATAAGTG GTTCATCGATGTCAATCTGGATACAGCAATGCAACGAGTTGAAAACCGGCATATCTCAACTG GTAAACCACCAGATGTTGCTAAATGGAGG GTTGATTATAACGACCGACCCAATGCAGAGCTGATAATAAAGTCGAAGTCGAATGCTGATTTACTGATCAGATCTATTAACTTTTGA